From the genome of Nakamurella flavida, one region includes:
- the ssd gene encoding septum site-determining protein Ssd: MPPRPLVVTDDDHVLDDVLRIAAAAGVEMGHGRDPSHRSAWRAASVVVLDAALVPRAVAAGLPRRAAVVVVTTGELGSAVLQDCVRLGVSDTLYLPQDQDRMVDLLVDATDDGPGGGRSVAFMGACGGAGASVLAVATAVAAARRGAEALLLDADPWGAGLDLLLGVEQDHGMRWEDLVVGGRLAAATLRRALPTADVGRSVVPVLAPRRVGGEAVGPSAVSAVLDAGRRAGGTTVLDVPRPPAETAAVLETVDLAVLVVPADVRGCFAADRVVRHLRGAGIDCALVVRGPAPGNLGADEVAESLGLSLLATLRSQPSLAREIEQSRVPGAEARSALARTAEIVLDHLDVGR; this comes from the coding sequence ATGCCGCCACGCCCCCTCGTCGTCACCGACGACGACCACGTCCTCGACGACGTCCTGCGCATCGCGGCCGCCGCCGGGGTGGAGATGGGCCACGGGCGGGACCCGTCCCATCGCTCCGCCTGGCGTGCCGCCTCGGTGGTCGTCCTGGATGCGGCGCTGGTGCCGCGGGCCGTGGCGGCCGGTCTGCCGCGCCGCGCCGCGGTGGTCGTGGTCACCACCGGGGAGCTCGGGTCCGCGGTGCTGCAGGACTGCGTCCGACTCGGCGTCAGCGACACCCTGTACCTGCCGCAGGACCAGGACCGCATGGTCGACCTGCTGGTCGATGCGACCGACGACGGTCCCGGGGGCGGGCGCAGCGTCGCCTTCATGGGGGCCTGCGGTGGGGCGGGGGCGTCCGTGCTCGCCGTGGCCACGGCCGTGGCGGCCGCCCGCCGGGGCGCGGAGGCCCTGCTCCTGGACGCCGATCCGTGGGGCGCCGGTCTCGATCTGCTGCTCGGGGTCGAGCAGGACCACGGCATGCGGTGGGAGGACCTCGTCGTCGGCGGCCGACTGGCCGCCGCCACTCTGCGTCGCGCCCTGCCCACCGCCGACGTCGGGCGGTCCGTCGTGCCCGTCCTGGCCCCACGCCGGGTGGGCGGCGAGGCGGTCGGTCCGTCGGCGGTGTCCGCCGTCCTGGACGCGGGTCGGCGCGCCGGGGGCACGACCGTGCTGGACGTGCCGCGTCCGCCGGCGGAGACCGCGGCCGTCCTCGAGACGGTCGACCTGGCCGTCCTGGTCGTCCCGGCCGACGTCCGGGGGTGCTTCGCCGCGGACCGGGTCGTCCGTCACCTGCGCGGGGCGGGGATCGACTGCGCTCTGGTCGTGCGGGGCCCCGCTCCGGGAAACCTCGGAGCCGACGAGGTCGCGGAGTCCCTGGGGCTGTCCCTGCTGGCGACCCTGCGGTCACAGCCCTCGCTGGCGCGGGAGATCGAGCAGTCCCGCGTCCCCGGTGCCGAGGCGCGCAGCGCGTTGGCCCGCACCGCCGAGATCGTGCTGGACCACCTGGATGTGGGTCGATGA
- a CDS encoding TadA family conjugal transfer-associated ATPase, protein MSPGRAGVGPPDATALTEGMVERVQRRLVQERADPTSTAVARALRAELPVLVSDAEMVGLIRGVQRELVGTGPLADLLADPATTDVVVNGPRDVRVDRGNGWEATTVTFADEAAVQRLARRLAATAGRRLDDARPFVDAQLPDGARLHAVLAPVATGGTCLSLRVLRPVRHDLTTLERSGGLPGVTAPAIAAIVRARLAFLVSGGTGSGKTTLLGAMIGSVAPADRVVVVEDAAELAPPHPHVLHMVARPANVEGVGAVLLRDLVRQALRMRPDRIVVGEVRGDEVVDLLAALNTGHEGGAGTVHANTAADVPQRIEALAAAAGLPRAAAHAQLGAAVQVVLHLTRRGSRRVLGEIAVLQRDADGLVTARPAVVDGLPVEPGASLLAAVLRQREVAAPW, encoded by the coding sequence ATGAGCCCCGGCCGTGCGGGCGTCGGCCCGCCGGACGCCACCGCGCTGACCGAGGGCATGGTCGAACGGGTGCAACGTCGACTCGTCCAGGAGCGGGCCGACCCGACGTCGACGGCGGTGGCCCGGGCCCTGCGTGCAGAGCTCCCCGTCCTGGTCTCCGATGCCGAGATGGTCGGCCTCATCCGCGGTGTGCAGCGGGAACTGGTGGGCACCGGCCCGCTGGCCGATCTGCTCGCCGATCCCGCCACCACCGATGTCGTGGTCAACGGGCCCCGGGACGTCCGGGTCGACCGCGGGAACGGTTGGGAGGCCACCACGGTGACCTTCGCCGACGAGGCCGCCGTGCAGCGCCTGGCCCGCAGGCTCGCCGCGACCGCCGGACGCCGGCTCGACGACGCCCGCCCCTTCGTGGACGCCCAGTTGCCCGACGGCGCGCGACTGCACGCGGTCCTCGCTCCCGTCGCCACCGGCGGCACCTGTCTGTCCCTGCGCGTCCTGCGTCCGGTGCGCCACGACCTCACCACCCTCGAGCGGTCCGGCGGCCTCCCCGGGGTCACCGCTCCGGCGATCGCCGCGATCGTCCGTGCTCGGCTGGCCTTCCTGGTCAGCGGCGGGACCGGGTCGGGGAAGACGACCCTGCTCGGCGCGATGATCGGTTCGGTGGCTCCCGCCGACCGGGTGGTCGTCGTCGAGGACGCAGCCGAGCTGGCGCCGCCCCATCCGCACGTCCTGCACATGGTGGCCCGGCCGGCCAATGTCGAAGGGGTCGGCGCCGTACTGCTGCGGGACCTCGTCCGCCAGGCGCTGAGGATGCGACCCGATCGCATCGTGGTCGGGGAGGTGCGCGGGGACGAGGTGGTCGACCTGCTCGCCGCCCTGAACACCGGACACGAGGGCGGAGCGGGCACCGTGCACGCCAACACCGCAGCCGATGTCCCGCAACGGATCGAGGCGCTGGCCGCCGCGGCCGGGCTCCCGCGGGCGGCGGCCCACGCTCAGCTGGGGGCCGCGGTCCAGGTCGTCCTGCATCTGACCCGGCGGGGCTCGCGGCGGGTGCTGGGGGAGATCGCCGTGCTGCAGCGGGATGCCGACGGGCTGGTGACGGCCCGGCCGGCCGTGGTGGACGGGCTGCCGGTGGAGCCGGGCGCTTCGCTGCTGGCCGCCGTCCTCCGGCAGCGTGAGGTCGCCGCACCGTGGTGA